One segment of Desulfosudis oleivorans Hxd3 DNA contains the following:
- a CDS encoding glycosyltransferase family 4 protein: protein MVAGKITVIQMVPEMESGGVESVTLETGAFLARQGQRSMVISAGGAMVAPLEREGSRHLTWPHIGEKSPRCLKYILPLRKLLIEERVDILHLRSRVPAWIGYLAWKSLKGLGPTRLVTTFHGFYSVNAYSRIMTRGEKVIAISDTIARHIQEAYPVETGRIEIVHEGIDMERFSPDAVGKERVEGLRQQWGLAESNQTVIMLPARVTRLKGHNVFIKALALIRHMNWHALCVGAWDRQSPYYDELSAMVRATGLEGRVTFTGECTDMPAAYRVADIVVSASKHPESFGRIAVEAQAMGRQVIATAHGGSMETVGDSPLGILVPPGREADLARALACAMERMPLEKSRINAARAFVAERFSLDRMCRDTLDLYRRMAKPDKAGA, encoded by the coding sequence ATGGTGGCCGGAAAGATTACCGTAATTCAGATGGTGCCGGAGATGGAAAGCGGCGGGGTGGAGTCCGTGACCCTGGAAACCGGGGCCTTTCTGGCCCGGCAGGGCCAACGGTCCATGGTAATATCCGCGGGCGGCGCCATGGTGGCGCCCCTTGAACGGGAGGGCAGCCGGCACCTGACCTGGCCCCACATCGGTGAAAAAAGCCCCCGGTGCTTAAAATACATCCTGCCGCTGCGAAAGCTGCTGATTGAAGAACGAGTGGATATTCTGCACCTGCGGTCCCGGGTGCCGGCCTGGATCGGGTATCTGGCCTGGAAAAGCCTGAAAGGCCTCGGCCCCACCCGCCTGGTGACCACATTTCACGGGTTTTACTCGGTCAATGCCTACAGCCGGATCATGACACGGGGAGAAAAGGTGATCGCCATTTCCGACACCATTGCCCGGCACATTCAGGAAGCCTACCCGGTGGAGACCGGCCGGATCGAGATTGTTCACGAGGGCATCGACATGGAGCGTTTCTCTCCAGACGCCGTGGGCAAAGAGCGGGTGGAAGGCCTGCGACAGCAATGGGGCCTGGCGGAATCAAACCAAACCGTCATTATGCTGCCGGCCCGCGTCACCCGGCTCAAGGGCCACAATGTCTTTATCAAGGCCCTGGCCCTGATCCGGCACATGAACTGGCACGCCCTGTGCGTGGGGGCCTGGGACCGGCAGTCACCGTATTACGATGAACTGTCGGCCATGGTAAGGGCGACCGGGCTGGAGGGCCGGGTCACCTTTACCGGCGAATGCACGGACATGCCGGCCGCCTACCGGGTGGCTGACATCGTGGTGTCGGCCTCCAAGCATCCGGAGTCCTTCGGCCGCATCGCGGTAGAGGCCCAGGCCATGGGCCGGCAGGTGATTGCAACGGCCCACGGCGGCAGCATGGAAACCGTTGGAGACAGCCCCCTGGGCATCCTGGTGCCGCCCGGCCGGGAGGCGGATCTGGCCCGTGCCCTGGCCTGTGCCATGGAACGGATGCCGTTAGAAAAAAGCCGAATCAACGCGGCCCGCGCCTTTGTGGCGGAGCGGTTCTCCCTGGACAGAATGTGCCGCGACACCCTGGATTTATACCGCCGCATGGCGAAACCGGATAAGGCAGGTGCGTGA
- a CDS encoding glycosyltransferase family 39 protein, which produces MRPVVRLMLDRFPVFIGLYFIAHLVLRVWSNNTLTIDESEQMLLSQCFSLGYNAQPPLYTWIQIFFFNIFGPTVFSIALLRHLFLFLLYLFVYLSAKEITRDKTMSALCSVSMVLLHPIGWAAQVDQIHSVAVTTAAAATLYGFLRITRNGQVTDYLLLGIAVGCGVLFKYNFVLLAAAMLIVGALSPELRKHLLTPKLLLTVVLALVLVMPHTLWFFTHMDLATGETLHRMRVDPDGHEQLWITMYGVFEFVVAVISFTSPFWIIFFMMFGRHLQPGSHPQTRWLSHIMMTILIMVLVIVIGSETTNVKDRWLQPYLFFFPLWAFLYVNPDALRRRAPAMAGLVAVVMLVIFIIIPLRLVTTDLTQDPRRENYPFDALAAEIKSHGFQTGAIVAQDMFIGGNLRLFFPETTVSTPQFSLPADTGKTRPVLYIWHGPKLITKKEFRTAGKDMMCVDHTASLPYKHSKTMAYTPFYRICRAAPETPSTDSP; this is translated from the coding sequence TTGCGCCCTGTTGTCCGATTGATGCTTGACCGGTTTCCGGTTTTTATCGGTCTCTACTTTATCGCCCACTTGGTGCTGAGGGTGTGGAGCAACAACACCCTGACCATCGACGAATCGGAGCAAATGCTGCTTTCCCAGTGTTTCAGCCTGGGTTACAACGCGCAACCGCCTTTGTACACATGGATTCAAATCTTTTTTTTCAACATCTTCGGCCCGACTGTTTTCAGCATCGCCCTGCTGCGCCATCTCTTCCTGTTCCTGCTTTACCTGTTTGTCTATTTAAGCGCAAAGGAGATCACGCGGGACAAAACCATGTCCGCGCTCTGCTCGGTTTCCATGGTCCTGCTGCATCCCATCGGGTGGGCGGCCCAGGTGGACCAGATCCACTCGGTGGCCGTGACCACGGCGGCGGCGGCCACTCTTTACGGGTTTCTGAGGATCACCCGAAACGGGCAGGTGACAGACTACCTGCTGCTGGGCATCGCCGTTGGATGCGGGGTCCTGTTCAAGTACAATTTTGTGCTGCTGGCGGCGGCCATGCTGATTGTCGGCGCTCTTTCCCCGGAGTTACGGAAGCACCTGCTCACTCCGAAGCTGCTGCTCACGGTGGTCTTGGCCCTGGTCCTGGTGATGCCTCATACACTCTGGTTTTTTACTCACATGGACCTGGCCACCGGTGAGACGCTTCACCGAATGCGGGTGGACCCGGATGGGCACGAGCAGTTATGGATCACCATGTACGGCGTGTTTGAATTTGTTGTTGCTGTCATCTCTTTTACCTCCCCGTTCTGGATCATCTTTTTTATGATGTTCGGCAGGCACCTGCAGCCCGGTTCCCATCCCCAAACGCGGTGGCTGAGCCATATCATGATGACGATCCTGATCATGGTGCTGGTGATCGTCATCGGCAGCGAGACCACCAATGTAAAGGACCGGTGGCTTCAGCCCTATCTTTTTTTCTTTCCCCTGTGGGCGTTTCTGTACGTGAATCCGGATGCCCTTCGACGAAGAGCCCCTGCCATGGCCGGATTGGTGGCCGTTGTCATGCTGGTAATCTTTATCATTATTCCGCTGCGCCTGGTAACCACCGACCTCACTCAAGACCCCCGACGGGAAAACTATCCGTTTGACGCCCTGGCCGCAGAGATAAAAAGTCATGGGTTCCAGACCGGCGCCATCGTGGCCCAGGACATGTTTATCGGCGGCAACCTGCGGCTGTTTTTTCCTGAGACAACGGTTTCCACGCCCCAGTTCTCACTGCCGGCGGATACTGGCAAGACCCGGCCGGTACTCTACATATGGCATGGCCCAAAACTGATAACAAAAAAAGAGTTTCGAACCGCGGGAAAAGATATGATGTGTGTGGACCACACCGCATCCCTACCGTACAAACATTCCAAAACCATGGCCTACACCCCGTTTTACCGGATATGCCGGGCAGCGCCAGAAACCCCATCGACCGACAGCCCATGA
- a CDS encoding GtrA family protein yields the protein MKIVKFFTSSVIGTGVDFALFALLCRFIYPPAANIISAGAGMVTNFVLQRRFVFEATRSLPVSFVLSFVFSIGGIFLGSFLIFLLIQIDFFNQVPLAAKVVATGIVFFYNFQTKKFAFEKK from the coding sequence GTGAAAATCGTTAAATTCTTTACATCGTCGGTGATCGGCACCGGGGTCGACTTTGCCCTTTTTGCGCTGCTCTGCCGCTTTATCTATCCGCCCGCCGCCAACATTATCAGCGCCGGGGCCGGCATGGTAACCAACTTTGTACTTCAGCGCCGCTTTGTTTTCGAGGCCACCCGGTCCTTGCCTGTCTCCTTTGTCCTCTCTTTTGTATTTTCCATCGGCGGCATTTTTCTGGGTTCGTTTCTCATCTTTCTGCTGATACAGATCGATTTTTTCAACCAGGTGCCGCTTGCCGCCAAAGTGGTTGCCACCGGCATCGTGTTTTTCTATAATTTTCAAACCAAAAAATTTGCCTTTGAAAAAAAATGA
- a CDS encoding mitochondrial fission ELM1 family protein, which produces MTDDRPGHRKQTEAVLGALAELTPVNIRYRFVNCGLKSDIRQWGAALGAITGPGKKEAGGADIVFGTGSHTHADVLRLGALYNAKKIICMSPPPGLGRLFDLCFIPEHDGVARKNNFFFTVGPPNLSKNTDVHEEDRGLILIGGTDPKSHHWHSTKVLEAVKEIISIASAIRWTLSTSPRTPTEMEEALKTTLPAASVEVVPFSRTTKGWIEEQYAASRFVWVTADSMSMVYEAMSAGCRVGLIPVEWKRNNKFARSEKHLVDRGYAVSLRQWLKSGAYPERENKLNEAARCAAEILRRWWPERLP; this is translated from the coding sequence GTGACAGACGACCGGCCCGGCCACCGAAAACAGACCGAGGCGGTGCTGGGAGCTTTGGCCGAACTGACGCCGGTAAATATACGGTACCGGTTTGTGAACTGCGGCCTGAAATCGGATATCCGCCAGTGGGGTGCCGCCCTTGGGGCCATAACCGGGCCTGGTAAAAAAGAAGCGGGCGGGGCGGACATTGTTTTCGGCACGGGCAGCCATACCCATGCCGATGTGCTTCGTTTGGGCGCCCTTTACAATGCGAAAAAGATTATCTGCATGTCCCCGCCGCCGGGCCTGGGCCGGTTGTTCGATCTCTGCTTTATTCCGGAGCATGACGGGGTAGCGCGAAAAAATAACTTTTTTTTTACGGTGGGGCCGCCCAATCTGTCTAAAAACACGGACGTCCACGAAGAGGACCGGGGGCTGATCCTGATCGGCGGCACAGACCCAAAAAGCCATCACTGGCACTCGACAAAAGTGCTGGAAGCGGTAAAGGAAATTATTTCCATCGCTTCGGCCATTCGATGGACCCTCTCCACCTCGCCCCGGACTCCCACGGAAATGGAAGAGGCCCTTAAAACCACCCTGCCCGCCGCCAGCGTGGAGGTAGTGCCCTTTTCCCGGACCACGAAGGGCTGGATCGAGGAGCAGTACGCGGCCAGCCGGTTTGTATGGGTAACGGCGGACAGCATGAGCATGGTCTACGAGGCCATGTCCGCCGGGTGCCGGGTGGGCCTGATACCGGTGGAATGGAAACGCAACAACAAATTTGCCAGGTCTGAAAAGCACCTGGTGGACCGGGGATACGCGGTCTCCCTTCGGCAGTGGCTGAAAAGCGGGGCTTACCCGGAAAGGGAGAACAAACTCAACGAGGCGGCGCGGTGCGCTGCGGAAATACTGAGACGATGGTGGCCGGAAAGATTACCGTAA
- a CDS encoding lysophospholipid acyltransferase family protein — MTTVDKIIAQALRLLCLAIGTLPMRYHEPVARLIGGFWFAVDRRHRRVTIENLERAYPEKTDPDEIKTLARKVFAGFSRLFLEVCWSMKSDPATLARHIDRTGIRFVKEALAGGKGVLILSGHLGNWELLPYVPSLENIQNHAVYRPLDFAPMDHLVRFLRSRCGTGLIPASNALRKIVATLRKNEVIGLLVDQNSDPHNGVAIKFFDQWTYGTKGLALIARHTGAPVVPGFLIRENKGFRFVSGPAIPFVFTGDTRIDIEVNTQAYNRVIEEMVRKYPEQWFWVHRRWKTPMSSPWPRSVAL; from the coding sequence ATGACCACTGTGGACAAAATCATCGCGCAGGCGCTGCGGCTGCTGTGCCTGGCCATCGGTACCTTGCCCATGCGGTATCATGAACCAGTGGCACGGCTGATCGGAGGATTCTGGTTTGCCGTGGACAGACGGCACCGCAGGGTCACCATTGAAAACCTGGAACGGGCCTATCCGGAAAAAACTGACCCGGACGAGATCAAAACCCTGGCCCGCAAGGTGTTTGCCGGTTTCAGCCGGCTGTTTCTGGAGGTATGCTGGTCAATGAAAAGCGACCCGGCAACCCTGGCACGCCACATTGACCGGACGGGGATCCGGTTTGTCAAAGAGGCCCTGGCAGGAGGGAAAGGCGTGCTGATCCTCTCCGGCCACCTGGGAAACTGGGAACTGCTACCCTATGTACCGTCCCTGGAAAACATTCAAAACCACGCGGTCTACCGGCCCCTGGACTTTGCGCCCATGGACCATCTGGTCCGGTTCCTGCGGTCCCGGTGCGGCACCGGCCTGATTCCGGCCAGCAACGCCCTGCGCAAAATCGTGGCTACCCTGCGAAAAAACGAGGTGATCGGGTTGCTGGTGGACCAGAACTCCGACCCTCACAACGGGGTGGCAATTAAATTTTTCGACCAGTGGACTTACGGTACCAAGGGCCTGGCCCTGATTGCCCGGCACACGGGCGCACCTGTGGTACCCGGCTTCCTGATCCGGGAAAACAAGGGTTTCCGGTTTGTTTCCGGCCCGGCCATTCCGTTTGTTTTCACCGGGGACACCCGAATAGACATCGAGGTCAACACCCAGGCGTACAACCGGGTAATTGAAGAGATGGTGCGAAAATATCCTGAGCAGTGGTTCTGGGTGCACCGGCGGTGGAAGACCCCGATGAGCTCGCCGTGGCCCCGATCAGTGGCGTTATAG
- a CDS encoding glycosyltransferase family 2 protein: MISFVIPIYNENPSIETLHDRIQKVMETVGDDFEILFVDDGSTDGSVETIQNLTGEHAGTRAIFFRRNFGKSAALSAGFREAAGEIVFTLDGDLQDDPTEIPNFLAKIDEGFDLVTGWKVDRKDPLEKRLPSRLFNAVTSGISGLKLKDYNCGFKCYRKEVIQEIRLYGELHRFVPFLAFKKGFRVAEIPVKHHARKFGSSKFGWERYIRGFFDLFTVVFITNYVTRPIHFLGPISLVLFLMGAGIFVYLFFGRWLQGISIGTSPLLIISFFLMGGGIQVFTIGLLAELVVHNRERDDIPNYSIRDQRGENR, translated from the coding sequence ATGATCTCTTTTGTCATTCCCATTTACAATGAGAACCCGTCCATCGAAACACTTCATGACCGGATTCAGAAGGTCATGGAAACGGTTGGCGATGATTTTGAAATTCTCTTTGTGGACGACGGCAGCACGGACGGCTCTGTTGAGACCATTCAGAATCTGACAGGGGAGCATGCCGGTACCCGGGCCATCTTCTTTCGAAGAAACTTCGGAAAATCCGCGGCGTTGAGTGCCGGGTTCAGAGAAGCGGCCGGGGAGATCGTGTTTACCTTAGACGGTGACCTTCAGGACGACCCCACGGAGATTCCCAACTTTCTGGCAAAAATTGACGAGGGGTTTGACCTGGTGACCGGATGGAAGGTGGACAGAAAAGACCCGCTGGAAAAACGGCTGCCATCCAGACTTTTTAACGCCGTGACCTCGGGCATCAGCGGGCTCAAGCTCAAAGACTACAACTGCGGGTTCAAGTGTTACCGAAAAGAGGTGATTCAGGAGATCCGCCTTTACGGTGAACTGCACCGGTTTGTGCCGTTTCTGGCCTTTAAGAAGGGATTCCGGGTGGCGGAGATTCCGGTAAAACATCATGCCAGAAAATTCGGCTCCTCCAAGTTTGGCTGGGAGCGCTACATTCGCGGATTTTTCGACCTGTTTACCGTGGTTTTCATCACCAACTACGTCACCCGGCCCATCCATTTTCTCGGCCCGATCAGCCTGGTGCTGTTCCTGATGGGGGCGGGTATCTTTGTCTATCTTTTTTTCGGGCGCTGGCTGCAAGGCATCTCCATCGGCACCAGCCCCCTTCTGATCATTTCCTTTTTTCTTATGGGCGGCGGCATCCAGGTGTTTACCATCGGCCTGCTGGCCGAGCTGGTTGTGCACAACCGGGAACGGGACGATATTCCGAACTACTCCATACGGGACCAGCGCGGTGAAAATCGTTAA